The Methylomicrobium lacus LW14 genome window below encodes:
- the ruvA gene encoding Holliday junction branch migration protein RuvA — protein MIGFLRGILAHKAPPLLLLDVHGVGYEIEAPMTTFYDLPAVGTEVKLHTHLVVREDAQILFGFAAEAERALFRSLIKVSGVGPKLALTLLSGLTAEQFQRAIQDNDTLALVRLPGVGKKTAERLIIEMRDRLPEFGGGDAPVVSLNQYPVTNTPKQEAISALCALGYKPQDAAKMVQNVASEDKRCEDIIRLALQGAAR, from the coding sequence ATGATCGGTTTCCTGCGCGGCATTCTGGCCCATAAGGCGCCTCCCCTGTTGCTGCTCGACGTGCATGGGGTCGGTTATGAAATCGAGGCGCCGATGACCACGTTTTACGACCTGCCGGCCGTCGGCACGGAAGTCAAACTGCATACGCACCTGGTCGTACGCGAGGATGCGCAGATTCTGTTCGGCTTTGCGGCCGAGGCCGAACGCGCCCTGTTCAGAAGCCTGATCAAAGTCAGCGGCGTCGGCCCGAAGCTGGCATTGACGCTGCTGTCGGGGCTAACGGCGGAACAATTTCAACGCGCGATCCAGGACAATGATACGCTGGCCTTGGTCCGCCTGCCGGGCGTCGGCAAAAAAACCGCCGAACGCCTGATCATCGAAATGCGCGACCGCCTGCCCGAGTTCGGCGGCGGCGATGCGCCGGTCGTCAGTCTAAACCAGTACCCGGTGACGAATACGCCGAAGCAGGAAGCGATCAGCGCGCTCTGCGCGCTGGGCTACAAACCGCAGGATGCGGCCAAAATGGTGCAGAACGTCGCCAGCGAAGACAAACGCTGTGAAGACATCATCCGGCTGGCCCTGCAAGGCGCGGCGCGATGA
- the ruvC gene encoding crossover junction endodeoxyribonuclease RuvC — translation MHTDSQTTRILGIDPGSRITGYGIIEQGPKGCRYIASGSIRVKADYFPDRLKQIFDSVREVVELYHPEQMAIEQVFMHKNADSALKLGQARGAAICAVQTAGLPVFEYAARQVKQALVGKGSAEKTQVQHMVKILLGIQGELQIDASDALGLCLCHSHYRQTALRIERSLAR, via the coding sequence ATTCATACGGATAGTCAAACCACCCGGATACTCGGCATCGACCCCGGCTCGCGCATCACCGGCTACGGCATCATCGAGCAGGGGCCGAAAGGCTGCCGCTACATTGCCAGCGGCAGCATCCGGGTCAAGGCCGATTATTTTCCGGACCGACTGAAACAGATTTTCGATTCGGTACGCGAAGTCGTCGAGCTTTACCACCCGGAGCAAATGGCGATCGAGCAAGTATTCATGCATAAAAACGCCGATTCGGCGCTGAAGCTCGGCCAGGCGCGCGGCGCAGCGATTTGCGCGGTGCAGACCGCGGGCCTGCCGGTCTTCGAGTACGCGGCCCGGCAAGTCAAGCAGGCGCTGGTCGGCAAGGGCAGCGCGGAAAAAACACAGGTACAACACATGGTCAAAATTCTGCTCGGCATACAGGGCGAACTGCAAATCGACGCCAGCGACGCGCTGGGGCTGTGCCTGTGCCATTCGCACTACCGGCAGACCGCGCTGCGGATTGAAAGGAGCCTGGCGCGATGA
- a CDS encoding YebC/PmpR family DNA-binding transcriptional regulator, with protein MAGHSKWANIKHRKAGQDAKRGKIFTKLLREITVAVKSGGPDAGTNPTLRTAIDKALGSNMRRDTIDNAIKKASGALEGVNYEEVRYEGYGPGGTAVMVECLTDNRNRTVSDVRHAFTKAGGNLGTDGSVAYLFTKTGIISYAEGVDEDALMEAALEAGANDVITNDDGSIDVMTSPEEYLAVKTALIAAGFEPDNAEVTMQASTNTELDADDAEKMLRLIDRLEDLDDVQNVYSNADISEDIIAQFAG; from the coding sequence ATGGCTGGACACAGTAAATGGGCTAACATCAAGCACCGCAAGGCCGGACAGGACGCCAAACGCGGTAAAATCTTCACCAAGCTGCTGCGCGAAATTACCGTCGCGGTCAAATCCGGCGGCCCCGATGCAGGCACTAACCCGACCTTGCGCACCGCGATCGACAAGGCGCTCGGCTCGAACATGCGCCGCGACACGATCGACAACGCGATCAAAAAAGCCTCCGGCGCGCTGGAAGGCGTGAACTATGAAGAAGTGCGCTACGAAGGCTACGGCCCCGGCGGCACCGCCGTGATGGTCGAATGCCTGACCGACAACCGCAACCGCACGGTCAGCGACGTGCGCCATGCCTTTACCAAGGCGGGCGGCAACCTCGGCACCGACGGCTCGGTCGCCTATCTGTTCACCAAGACCGGCATCATCAGCTATGCGGAAGGCGTCGACGAAGACGCGCTGATGGAAGCGGCGCTGGAAGCCGGCGCGAATGACGTGATCACTAATGACGACGGTTCGATCGACGTGATGACCTCGCCCGAAGAGTATCTGGCCGTCAAAACCGCGCTGATCGCGGCGGGCTTCGAACCCGATAACGCCGAAGTCACGATGCAGGCGTCGACCAACACCGAACTCGACGCCGATGACGCGGAAAAAATGCTGCGCCTGATCGACCGTCTGGAAGATCTCGACGACGTGCAGAACGTGTATTCGAACGCAGACATCAGCGAGGACATCATCGCGCAGTTCGCAGGCTAA
- a CDS encoding HAD-IB family phosphatase: MSFGIICFDCDSTLSRIEGIDELAGRVGLGEAMAKLTDAAMNGEVPLEAVYEKRLSLIRPDADSIDWLAGLYIAALVEGVADVFSALSAHGKEVHIVSGGLRQAILPLAGFLGVPENHVHAVDIYFNADGSYRDFDQTSPLARTGGKAQICRDLKRPESPLLMIGDGKTDMEAKQEGVSVIGFGGVAARPIVRELADHFVEGPSLASVLTHIL; this comes from the coding sequence ATGAGTTTCGGCATCATCTGCTTCGATTGCGACAGCACCCTGAGCCGAATCGAAGGCATCGACGAACTGGCCGGCCGCGTCGGCCTCGGCGAAGCGATGGCCAAGCTGACCGATGCGGCGATGAACGGCGAAGTGCCGCTCGAGGCGGTTTATGAAAAACGGCTGTCGTTGATCCGTCCGGATGCGGACAGCATCGACTGGCTGGCCGGGCTGTATATTGCTGCTTTGGTCGAAGGCGTCGCGGACGTATTCTCGGCGCTCTCGGCGCACGGCAAGGAAGTGCATATCGTCAGCGGCGGCCTGCGTCAGGCGATCCTGCCGCTCGCGGGCTTCCTGGGCGTGCCGGAAAATCATGTGCATGCCGTCGACATTTATTTCAATGCCGACGGCAGCTACCGGGATTTCGACCAGACCTCGCCTTTAGCCAGAACCGGCGGCAAGGCGCAGATCTGCCGCGACCTGAAACGGCCGGAAAGCCCGCTGTTGATGATCGGCGACGGCAAGACCGACATGGAAGCCAAACAGGAAGGCGTCAGCGTGATCGGCTTCGGCGGCGTGGCCGCAAGGCCGATCGTCCGCGAACTGGCGGATCATTTTGTCGAGGGGCCGAGTTTGGCGTCGGTGTTGACGCATATTCTATAG
- the serA gene encoding phosphoglycerate dehydrogenase: MKKILISDKLSEAGINYLTEQSGLQVHIQTGLDEDGLCGIIGDYDALLIRSDTKVTPKVLQAAKRLKLIGRAGIGVDNVDIPAATEMGVIVMNTPDANATTTAELAIAHMMSLSRRLPTADSSVRAGKWERSKLMGAEVAHKTLAILGFGTIGRIVAQRGHGLKMKVIAYDPFVAPEIFADLGVESVSLDDLVSRADYLTLHCPLIEKTKNIIGAEQFGMMKKSARIINCARGGLIDESALYDALKNGKIAGAALDVFENEPPVGSPLLELDNIVFTPHLGASTTEAQVAVSVEIARQAVTFLQTGEAINAINLPRLSAEELKKSSDYMNLATILGKVVVGLATKPLEKLEVALFGRAAEVEARPVSVAALVGVLGGQFSTPVNRVNAENIAKRQGISLIESKTAETEDYVSLIKVTGHSADGDISASGVLLGGHHPRLICINHFDIEVVPEGTLLITRHDDRPGVISAISSVLGNANINITRMQVGMADGQQQAMAVISVTEPVSEDLLKQLHDVQPVHQVTQIRL, from the coding sequence ATGAAGAAAATCCTGATCTCCGACAAATTATCCGAAGCCGGCATTAATTACCTGACCGAGCAATCCGGGCTCCAGGTTCACATCCAGACCGGGCTCGACGAAGACGGCTTGTGCGGGATTATCGGGGATTACGATGCATTGTTGATTCGCAGCGACACCAAGGTCACGCCGAAAGTGTTGCAGGCCGCCAAGCGGCTCAAATTGATCGGCCGCGCCGGCATCGGCGTCGATAACGTCGATATTCCGGCCGCGACCGAAATGGGCGTGATCGTAATGAACACGCCGGATGCGAACGCGACCACGACCGCAGAGCTCGCGATCGCGCACATGATGTCGCTGAGCCGCCGCCTGCCGACCGCCGACAGCTCGGTCCGCGCCGGCAAATGGGAGCGCTCCAAGCTGATGGGTGCGGAAGTCGCGCACAAGACTTTGGCGATTCTCGGCTTCGGCACGATCGGCCGCATCGTCGCGCAGCGCGGCCACGGGCTCAAAATGAAAGTGATCGCCTATGACCCGTTCGTCGCACCGGAAATCTTCGCCGATCTCGGCGTCGAATCGGTCAGCCTCGACGACCTCGTCAGCCGCGCCGATTATCTGACCCTGCACTGCCCGCTGATCGAAAAAACCAAGAACATCATCGGCGCTGAGCAGTTCGGCATGATGAAAAAGAGCGCGCGGATCATCAATTGCGCGCGCGGCGGCCTGATCGACGAAAGCGCGTTGTATGACGCGCTGAAAAACGGCAAGATCGCCGGCGCGGCGCTCGACGTGTTCGAAAACGAACCGCCGGTCGGCTCGCCCCTGCTCGAACTCGACAACATCGTGTTCACGCCGCATCTGGGCGCCTCGACGACCGAAGCGCAAGTCGCGGTCAGCGTCGAAATCGCGCGCCAGGCGGTCACCTTTCTGCAAACCGGCGAGGCGATCAATGCAATCAACCTGCCGAGACTCTCCGCGGAAGAACTGAAAAAATCATCCGATTACATGAACCTTGCGACCATTCTGGGCAAGGTCGTGGTCGGACTCGCGACCAAGCCGCTCGAAAAACTCGAAGTCGCGCTGTTCGGCCGCGCCGCCGAAGTCGAAGCACGGCCGGTGTCGGTCGCGGCGCTGGTCGGCGTGTTGGGCGGCCAGTTTTCGACGCCGGTAAACCGGGTCAATGCCGAAAACATCGCCAAACGCCAGGGCATCTCGCTGATCGAATCGAAAACGGCCGAAACCGAAGATTATGTATCGCTGATCAAGGTAACCGGACACAGCGCAGACGGCGATATCAGCGCTTCGGGCGTACTGCTCGGCGGCCACCATCCGCGGCTGATCTGCATCAACCATTTCGACATCGAAGTGGTGCCGGAAGGCACATTGCTGATCACCCGCCACGATGACCGTCCAGGCGTGATTTCCGCGATCAGCTCGGTGCTTGGCAACGCGAACATCAACATCACCCGGATGCAGGTTGGTATGGCCGACGGCCAGCAACAGGCGATGGCGGTCATCAGCGTAACCGAACCGGTCAGCGAGGATTTGCTGAAACAATTGCATGACGTACAACCGGTGCATCAGGTCACCCAGATCCGCTTATGA
- a CDS encoding helix-turn-helix transcriptional regulator → MNNSEGFENPVIILTGNRLYDQVLRCYKKPAELILADNPQALALILRDSLGAMLLVDLALFNDDVTHPLVAKILKKGFEQRIVVMTDEQDPAKLYPLMELGVRGFCHSSINDELLMKAIQAVNHGELWIGRQFISYLICRLMLDKARKNADSDIRLSGTPLTPREEQIATHVAQGKCDKVIARDLNISPHTVKNHLSNIFKKLQVTDRFQLALIYHGIINN, encoded by the coding sequence ATGAATAATAGTGAAGGCTTTGAAAACCCCGTAATTATTTTAACCGGCAATAGACTTTACGATCAGGTTTTGCGGTGTTACAAAAAACCTGCCGAGCTTATTCTGGCGGATAATCCCCAAGCATTGGCGTTAATTTTGCGGGATAGTCTCGGCGCGATGCTATTAGTGGATTTGGCGCTCTTTAACGACGATGTCACTCATCCCCTGGTCGCAAAAATTCTTAAAAAAGGATTTGAACAACGGATCGTTGTGATGACAGACGAACAGGATCCGGCAAAATTATATCCCTTGATGGAACTCGGTGTGCGCGGCTTTTGCCATTCATCGATCAACGATGAGTTGCTGATGAAAGCGATTCAAGCCGTCAACCATGGCGAACTCTGGATAGGGCGACAATTTATCAGCTACCTGATCTGCAGGCTGATGCTAGATAAAGCAAGAAAGAATGCCGACAGTGATATAAGATTGAGCGGTACACCGCTGACCCCCAGGGAAGAGCAGATTGCCACCCATGTCGCTCAGGGAAAATGCGATAAAGTGATTGCGCGCGATCTGAATATTTCTCCGCATACGGTTAAAAATCACCTGAGCAATATTTTTAAAAAACTGCAAGTTACCGATCGTTTCCAGTTGGCGCTCATTTACCATGGCATCATTAATAATTAG
- a CDS encoding peroxiredoxin family protein — translation MSRAKLLFALPVFALAVWIAWQAVPRMTGAAPEVTFTTITGKQVALREWRGKPAIVTFWATDCPTCMLEIPHLIDLYRQFHPQGLEMVAVAMAYDPPHHVVEMTRARQLPYHVALDLNSAHALAFGEVQFTPTTFLISPEGKIAEKSVGVFDYPSWQSRIAAMLNKG, via the coding sequence TTGTCCAGGGCTAAATTATTATTCGCGCTGCCGGTGTTCGCCTTAGCCGTGTGGATCGCCTGGCAGGCCGTGCCCCGGATGACCGGAGCGGCGCCGGAGGTCACCTTTACCACGATTACCGGCAAGCAAGTCGCATTGCGGGAGTGGCGCGGCAAGCCGGCGATCGTGACCTTTTGGGCGACCGATTGCCCCACGTGCATGCTTGAAATTCCGCATCTGATCGATTTATATCGGCAGTTTCACCCCCAGGGTCTCGAAATGGTGGCGGTTGCGATGGCTTACGATCCGCCCCATCATGTCGTCGAAATGACGCGCGCCAGGCAATTGCCTTATCATGTGGCGCTGGATTTGAATTCGGCGCATGCGTTGGCGTTTGGCGAGGTACAATTTACCCCGACGACTTTTTTGATAAGTCCCGAAGGCAAGATCGCCGAAAAATCGGTCGGCGTTTTCGATTATCCATCCTGGCAAAGCCGAATTGCCGCAATGTTGAACAAAGGATGA
- the hemJ gene encoding protoporphyrinogen oxidase HemJ, translating to MLWLKAFHLIFMVTWFAGLFYLPRLFVYHALSSDSVSRERFKIMERKLYYGIMTPGMLLTLLFGVWMLADYAWDMYRSSGWLHAKLTLLALLVGYHGLCGKWLLDFKHDRNRHSHVYFRWMNEVPVLFLFGIVILAVVKPF from the coding sequence ATGCTCTGGTTAAAAGCGTTTCATTTGATATTCATGGTCACCTGGTTCGCCGGGCTGTTTTATCTGCCGCGCCTGTTCGTCTATCATGCGCTGAGTTCGGATAGCGTCAGCCGCGAGCGCTTCAAGATCATGGAACGCAAGCTGTATTACGGCATCATGACGCCGGGCATGCTGCTGACCTTGCTGTTCGGCGTCTGGATGCTGGCCGATTACGCCTGGGATATGTACCGGAGCAGCGGCTGGCTGCATGCGAAATTGACCTTGCTGGCGTTGCTGGTCGGCTATCATGGCCTGTGCGGCAAGTGGCTCCTCGATTTCAAACATGACCGCAACCGCCATAGTCATGTGTATTTCCGCTGGATGAATGAAGTGCCGGTGTTGTTCCTGTTCGGCATCGTGATTCTGGCCGTGGTTAAACCTTTTTAA
- a CDS encoding cytidylate kinase family protein: MKHIITLSGDIGSGKSSVAAELQKLTAYDIIGTGKIQRAIAERRGLTTLELNKISETDRSVDDEIDNYVIEIGKTRDDLIIDSRLAWHFIPAAFKVYLSVDAMIGAERVFNAGRSDEHNPSLEATLQNNLKRQSSEDQRFYKLYDVHFRRYDNYDLIVDTSYTAPETIARKIYDCFEQRNRGGAFPELWLDPRRLLPTQELELEAGENNAFDFGQPISVFVHDGLIYIAEGHQKTLAARKAGLDLISARILTEDAASFSELAGAVSPSMRQAWEAAMDVNG; the protein is encoded by the coding sequence ATGAAACACATCATCACCCTGTCCGGCGACATCGGCAGCGGCAAGTCCTCGGTCGCGGCGGAACTGCAAAAACTGACCGCCTACGACATCATCGGCACCGGCAAGATTCAGCGCGCGATCGCCGAGCGGCGCGGGCTGACCACGCTCGAATTGAACAAGATTTCCGAAACCGACCGCAGCGTCGATGACGAGATCGACAATTATGTGATCGAAATCGGCAAAACCCGGGATGATCTGATCATCGATTCGCGGCTGGCCTGGCATTTCATCCCGGCCGCGTTCAAGGTGTATCTGTCGGTCGATGCGATGATCGGCGCGGAACGCGTTTTTAACGCCGGCCGCAGCGACGAGCACAATCCGTCGCTGGAAGCGACGCTGCAAAACAACCTGAAACGTCAGAGTTCCGAGGATCAGCGTTTTTACAAATTGTACGACGTGCATTTTCGGCGCTACGACAATTACGACCTGATCGTCGATACCTCTTATACCGCGCCCGAAACGATCGCCCGCAAGATTTATGACTGTTTTGAACAGCGGAACCGGGGCGGGGCGTTTCCTGAGCTTTGGCTGGACCCTCGGCGGTTGTTGCCCACGCAAGAGTTGGAGCTTGAAGCCGGCGAGAATAACGCGTTCGATTTCGGCCAGCCGATCTCGGTGTTTGTGCATGACGGCCTGATTTATATCGCCGAGGGTCATCAAAAAACGCTGGCCGCGCGCAAGGCCGGCCTCGACCTGATTTCTGCCCGCATATTGACCGAAGATGCGGCGAGTTTCAGTGAACTCGCCGGTGCCGTATCTCCATCAATGCGGCAGGCCTGGGAAGCCGCGATGGATGTCAATGGTTGA
- a CDS encoding L,D-transpeptidase family protein gives MMKLTTKIIAGLALAGLLGACSGHQSPAPITKAIPAAVKPQAQVDRTMYYIPVPRLPGQRTVADVLHVYGEYATRKLNPYFAQAKVSYPPREVTFVALKQEMKLELWARDNGEFRFIRDYRIKAASGVTGPKLRQGDEQVPEGIYRIEELNPNSHYHLSMKLNYPNALDLFHAEMDGRADLGSDIFIHGRANSIGCLAMGDEAIEELFVLTAQVGAENVKVVIAPHDPRTFPLKANSVDLPEWTSGLYSLISREIKALSSGVKSVKTGL, from the coding sequence ATGATGAAATTAACAACCAAAATCATTGCCGGCTTGGCCTTGGCTGGATTGCTCGGCGCGTGCTCCGGGCACCAGTCCCCCGCTCCCATTACCAAGGCCATCCCCGCCGCCGTCAAACCCCAAGCCCAGGTCGACCGGACAATGTATTACATCCCGGTTCCCAGGCTGCCCGGCCAACGGACCGTGGCGGATGTTCTGCACGTTTACGGCGAATACGCGACGCGTAAACTCAATCCCTATTTCGCCCAGGCCAAGGTGTCCTACCCCCCTCGGGAAGTCACCTTCGTCGCCTTGAAACAGGAAATGAAACTGGAGCTCTGGGCCAGGGACAACGGCGAATTCCGCTTCATCCGCGACTATCGCATCAAGGCCGCCAGCGGCGTGACCGGCCCCAAATTGCGCCAAGGAGACGAGCAGGTGCCGGAAGGCATTTACCGGATCGAGGAACTGAATCCCAACAGCCATTATCACTTGTCGATGAAATTAAATTACCCCAACGCACTCGACCTCTTCCATGCCGAGATGGACGGGCGCGCCGATCTGGGGTCGGACATTTTCATCCATGGCAGAGCCAACTCCATCGGTTGCCTGGCCATGGGCGATGAAGCGATAGAGGAACTTTTCGTCCTCACCGCGCAAGTGGGCGCCGAAAATGTGAAAGTCGTGATTGCCCCGCACGACCCTAGAACCTTCCCTCTTAAGGCTAACTCCGTAGACCTTCCGGAATGGACTTCTGGGCTTTATTCGCTCATCTCCCGCGAAATCAAAGCCCTGTCATCTGGGGTGAAGTCGGTAAAAACCGGATTATGA
- a CDS encoding ferritin-like domain-containing protein → MAHNGFDKDEVIIVLNKILETELAGVVRYTHYALMVVGYGRIPIVDWMRAQATESLQHANEAGELITLLDAHPSLGIGPLLETHRHDIGDILRESLDHEMLALSAYNTLLDLVSGHHVLLEEYARRMIAQEEMHVGGVQKMLKKPGN, encoded by the coding sequence ATGGCTCACAACGGATTCGATAAAGACGAAGTCATCATCGTGCTGAACAAGATTCTGGAAACCGAATTGGCCGGTGTCGTCCGCTATACGCATTATGCCTTGATGGTGGTCGGCTACGGACGCATACCGATCGTCGACTGGATGCGCGCGCAGGCCACCGAATCACTGCAGCACGCGAACGAAGCGGGCGAGTTGATTACGCTGCTGGACGCGCATCCTTCGCTCGGCATCGGCCCATTGCTCGAAACGCACCGGCACGACATCGGCGACATCCTGCGCGAATCGCTCGATCATGAAATGCTCGCGCTGTCGGCCTATAACACCCTGCTCGATCTGGTCAGCGGCCATCATGTCCTGCTGGAAGAGTATGCCCGGAGAATGATCGCCCAGGAGGAAATGCATGTGGGCGGCGTACAGAAAATGTTGAAGAAGCCCGGTAATTGA
- a CDS encoding DUF3137 domain-containing protein — MPMKSADDFIKLYSNNLAPILRDLEPERKALLLLFWTGIALLAASAPGFMLLLRSGQPVYLLAAAPFVIVAVYPFYRFKQKKLAYADVFKNCVIRELAALIDPHFNYFPHRHIDEEDYRESELFRHRIDRYRGGDLVEGALGATHFFFSELIHEEQHESTDAKGRRQTRWEIVFKGLFFIADFNKHFHGKTYVVPDARGSFLGLGQLFEKWSFGRGDIVELENPEFDALFTVYGTDQVEARYILSSSMMDSLVHFRSKADTPVHLSFINSKVCVALPVNKNLFEPKIFSSGVQSACLRDYFRYLALVAGIVDDLNLNLRIWGKV, encoded by the coding sequence ATGCCTATGAAATCGGCCGACGACTTTATCAAACTCTATAGCAATAATTTGGCGCCGATATTACGCGATCTGGAGCCTGAGCGGAAAGCGTTGCTGCTCTTGTTTTGGACAGGCATCGCGTTGCTGGCCGCGAGTGCGCCCGGATTCATGCTGCTGTTGCGTTCAGGTCAGCCGGTGTATTTACTGGCGGCCGCGCCGTTTGTGATCGTTGCGGTCTACCCGTTTTATCGTTTCAAGCAAAAGAAGCTGGCTTATGCTGACGTATTCAAGAATTGCGTGATCCGCGAGTTGGCCGCGTTGATAGACCCGCATTTCAATTATTTTCCACACCGCCATATCGACGAAGAGGATTACCGGGAGTCCGAGCTCTTCAGGCATCGAATCGACCGTTATCGCGGCGGCGATCTGGTCGAAGGGGCGCTCGGCGCGACCCATTTTTTCTTCTCCGAACTGATACACGAAGAACAGCACGAATCGACCGATGCGAAGGGGCGCAGACAGACGCGCTGGGAGATCGTCTTCAAGGGCCTCTTTTTCATCGCCGACTTCAACAAGCATTTTCACGGCAAAACTTACGTGGTGCCCGATGCGCGTGGCAGCTTCTTAGGATTGGGGCAGCTGTTCGAAAAATGGAGCTTCGGCCGCGGCGACATCGTCGAACTCGAAAACCCCGAGTTTGACGCGCTGTTTACCGTCTACGGTACCGATCAGGTCGAGGCGCGTTATATCCTGTCATCGTCGATGATGGACAGCCTGGTCCATTTCAGGAGCAAGGCCGATACCCCGGTTCACCTTTCCTTCATCAACTCGAAAGTGTGCGTGGCGCTTCCGGTCAACAAGAATCTGTTCGAACCGAAGATTTTTTCGAGCGGCGTGCAGTCCGCCTGTTTGCGGGATTATTTCCGCTACCTCGCGTTGGTTGCGGGGATCGTTGACGACCTAAATCTGAATCTGAGGATTTGGGGGAAGGTGTAA
- a CDS encoding pyridoxal phosphate-dependent aminotransferase, protein MSIKLSNRVQAVKPSPTLAITARAAQMRAAGKDIVGLGAGEPDFDTPEHIKAAAVEALAKGFTKYTAVDGIPSLKKAIIEKFKKDNGLDYQPKQVLVSCGGKQSSFNLTQALLNPGDEVIIPAPFWVSYPDMVLLADGVPVIIETTQAQRFKITPEQLRAAITPKTRLIFINSPSNPSGIAYTLDELKALGDVLKEYPNIIIATDDMYEHILWKQGTFANILNAHPDLYDRTVVMNGVSKAYSMTGWRIGYAAGPADLIEAMTTVQSQSTSNPTSISQVAAEAALTGDQSFINDMCVEFKKRHDYVVAEFNKIDGIDCIETDGTFYVFPNIEKLLARLDGIDDDLGFSEYLIEHAGVALVPGSAFGTPGHIRISIATSMANLEKALERIRNAV, encoded by the coding sequence ATGAGCATCAAACTATCTAATAGAGTTCAGGCAGTCAAACCTTCTCCGACCTTGGCGATTACAGCCCGGGCCGCACAAATGCGCGCGGCCGGCAAGGATATCGTCGGACTCGGCGCGGGCGAACCCGACTTCGATACGCCGGAACACATCAAGGCGGCGGCCGTAGAGGCCTTGGCGAAAGGCTTCACCAAGTATACCGCGGTCGACGGCATTCCGAGTTTGAAAAAGGCGATCATCGAGAAGTTCAAAAAGGATAACGGTCTCGACTACCAGCCGAAACAGGTTCTGGTATCCTGCGGCGGCAAACAAAGCTCGTTCAATCTGACGCAGGCGCTGTTGAATCCGGGCGACGAAGTGATCATCCCTGCCCCGTTCTGGGTGTCTTATCCGGACATGGTGCTGCTCGCGGACGGCGTGCCTGTCATCATCGAAACGACCCAGGCGCAGCGCTTCAAGATTACCCCGGAACAATTGCGCGCCGCTATTACCCCGAAGACCCGCCTGATCTTCATCAACAGCCCGTCGAATCCCTCCGGCATCGCCTACACGCTCGATGAACTGAAGGCGCTCGGCGACGTGCTGAAAGAGTACCCGAACATCATCATCGCGACCGATGACATGTACGAGCATATTCTCTGGAAGCAAGGCACGTTTGCCAACATCCTGAACGCACATCCTGATCTGTATGACCGGACCGTCGTGATGAACGGCGTCTCGAAGGCCTATTCGATGACCGGCTGGCGTATCGGTTACGCGGCAGGCCCTGCCGACCTGATCGAGGCGATGACCACCGTACAGTCGCAAAGCACCTCGAACCCGACCTCGATCTCGCAGGTCGCCGCCGAAGCCGCGCTGACCGGCGATCAAAGTTTCATCAACGACATGTGCGTCGAATTCAAGAAGCGCCACGATTACGTGGTTGCCGAGTTCAACAAGATCGACGGCATCGACTGCATCGAGACCGACGGCACCTTCTACGTGTTCCCGAATATCGAGAAACTGCTTGCGCGACTCGACGGCATCGACGACGATCTGGGATTTTCGGAATATCTGATCGAGCATGCCGGCGTTGCGCTGGTGCCGGGTTCGGCCTTCGGTACCCCGGGCCATATCCGGATTTCGATCGCGACCAGCATGGCGAATCTCGAAAAAGCGCTGGAGCGGATCAGAAACGCGGTTTGA